The Flavobacterium marginilacus genome window below encodes:
- a CDS encoding NHLP bacteriocin export ABC transporter permease/ATPase subunit produces MSTKDKIGIGVEEPLILNSTDKFWMVVSGEVNVFYVRVDEKGEYLCALKYLYSAKKGDLLFSLLSSECTNDTRLIVFSNEASLLSINKHELTTIDHFFLKGMIDKWILKTSFKINSKSAPKSYNTLDTYNDFILNQNTVAYPSQGINWVSLIHGELSVFSEQETINFDDSLKFPIPVCNKLWIKSLSEFSELKLMSTREVLEDEINFLISLEKLQAHFYNQLCKNIEINSLFEKNNLNDKLIYQEEELKNTLEKIKSIVTGNKKKSHHTNNKKQNILYLTCQLIGEHAGFKFEVPKHFELDIHNANNLLYAIAQSSKVRIRKIILRDVWWKDENGHLLAFIKESNEPVALIQQNSATYIIKNLLKGTETVVNNKIAESLDPIGYMFFSGFDVKMNSVKKVLNFAMNGVKKDAKLLLVASLLGSLMGLLIPILSGMIYDDVIPTADKSVHLEIFTIMIIIGLVSAGLQLTQGVLQMRVESKSSVNLQAGVMDYILRLPVAFYKKYTAGDLTNRVLSINSIRQILSNTLMTVVLTGAFSFVNLLLLFYYDSSLAWVGIGLALIAVAFMVLIGWLKLKYDREVSKYEGEIQGFLFEFLSGISKIRITGGEKRIFSLWGDKFSKLKKLGFSSGSYQNYVEVFNSSYPLFTSILFFSFIYYTVLNSQNSGMLSVGSFMAFIISFNKFLNDSLKLSMAFITSLSVIPLYERVKPILEEKTESIEDSIDPGELMGEIELNSISFRYYADQPLILKNITLKIKPGEMVAFVGASGSGKSTIMRLLLGFEHPELGSIFYDGNTFDAMNKELTRRQIGVVLQNGALMSGSIYQNIVGNSELTLDDAWVAARMVGMEDDIKNMPMEMHTFISEGAGTFSGGQRQRLMIARAIVHKPRLLFMDEATSALDNKTQNIVAESLDKLQATRIVIAHRLSTIKNADRIFVLEKGEIKETGTYNELIQMDGLFTELAKRQIA; encoded by the coding sequence ATGTCAACGAAAGATAAAATAGGTATAGGAGTTGAAGAACCATTGATACTTAATAGCACAGACAAATTTTGGATGGTAGTTTCTGGTGAAGTAAATGTGTTTTATGTTAGAGTTGATGAAAAAGGAGAATATTTATGTGCGTTAAAATATCTTTACTCTGCAAAAAAAGGAGACTTATTATTTAGTTTACTATCTTCTGAGTGTACTAATGACACTCGTTTAATTGTTTTTTCAAACGAAGCGAGTTTATTATCTATAAATAAACACGAACTCACTACTATAGATCATTTCTTTCTAAAAGGTATGATTGATAAATGGATATTAAAAACTTCATTTAAAATTAATTCAAAGAGTGCTCCAAAATCTTACAACACGTTAGATACCTATAATGATTTTATTTTAAATCAAAATACCGTAGCATACCCGTCTCAAGGAATAAACTGGGTAAGTTTAATTCATGGAGAACTTTCCGTTTTCTCAGAACAGGAAACTATTAACTTTGACGATTCCCTTAAATTTCCAATTCCTGTTTGTAATAAATTATGGATTAAGTCTCTATCTGAATTTTCTGAATTAAAATTAATGAGTACCAGAGAAGTTCTAGAAGATGAAATTAATTTTTTAATTTCCTTAGAAAAATTACAAGCCCATTTTTACAATCAGCTTTGCAAAAATATTGAGATCAATAGTTTGTTCGAAAAAAATAATCTCAATGATAAATTAATTTATCAAGAAGAAGAATTAAAAAACACTTTAGAAAAAATAAAATCTATAGTCACAGGTAATAAAAAAAAATCACATCACACCAATAATAAAAAACAAAACATACTTTATTTAACATGTCAATTAATAGGCGAACATGCCGGCTTTAAATTTGAAGTTCCAAAACATTTTGAATTAGATATACATAACGCAAACAATCTTCTATATGCTATTGCACAAAGTTCTAAAGTAAGAATACGAAAAATTATTTTGAGAGATGTGTGGTGGAAAGATGAAAACGGGCATTTATTAGCATTTATAAAAGAGTCTAATGAGCCAGTTGCCCTTATACAGCAAAATTCTGCAACTTACATAATCAAAAATCTTTTAAAAGGGACTGAAACTGTAGTTAACAATAAAATAGCCGAATCTTTAGACCCAATAGGTTATATGTTTTTTTCTGGATTTGATGTAAAAATGAATTCCGTAAAAAAAGTATTAAATTTCGCTATGAATGGTGTAAAAAAAGATGCCAAATTATTATTGGTTGCTTCTTTACTCGGAAGTCTAATGGGTTTATTAATTCCGATTTTGTCTGGGATGATATATGACGATGTAATACCAACTGCAGATAAATCGGTACATTTAGAAATCTTTACGATTATGATCATTATCGGTTTGGTATCTGCTGGACTGCAGCTTACTCAAGGAGTCTTACAAATGCGAGTAGAGTCAAAATCAAGTGTTAACTTGCAAGCTGGTGTAATGGATTATATACTTCGCTTACCTGTAGCTTTTTACAAAAAATATACTGCTGGCGACCTCACAAATAGAGTTTTAAGTATTAACTCAATTAGACAGATTCTTTCTAATACACTTATGACGGTAGTGCTTACTGGTGCATTCTCATTTGTTAATTTGTTACTTCTATTTTATTATGATTCGAGTTTAGCATGGGTTGGAATTGGGCTTGCTTTAATTGCTGTTGCTTTTATGGTTTTAATAGGCTGGCTAAAATTGAAGTATGATCGGGAGGTTTCTAAATACGAAGGGGAAATTCAAGGTTTTCTTTTCGAATTTTTATCTGGAATTAGTAAAATAAGAATAACAGGAGGTGAAAAAAGAATTTTTTCTTTATGGGGTGATAAATTTTCAAAATTAAAAAAATTGGGGTTTAGTTCAGGGAGTTATCAAAACTATGTAGAAGTTTTTAATAGTTCATATCCCCTTTTTACAAGTATACTATTTTTTTCATTTATATATTATACTGTTTTAAATTCTCAAAATTCTGGCATGTTATCCGTAGGATCGTTTATGGCTTTTATTATTTCTTTTAATAAGTTTTTAAATGATAGTTTAAAGTTAAGCATGGCATTTATTACTTCGCTTAGTGTTATTCCTCTGTATGAAAGGGTTAAGCCAATTTTAGAAGAAAAAACAGAATCGATAGAAGATAGTATTGATCCAGGTGAATTAATGGGTGAAATTGAACTGAATTCTATATCTTTTAGATATTATGCTGATCAGCCTTTAATTTTAAAAAATATTACACTTAAAATAAAACCTGGTGAAATGGTTGCTTTTGTAGGTGCATCTGGCTCTGGAAAATCAACAATTATGAGATTACTTTTAGGTTTTGAACATCCTGAGTTAGGCTCTATATTCTATGATGGAAATACATTTGACGCGATGAATAAAGAACTTACAAGACGACAAATAGGTGTAGTGCTGCAAAATGGAGCACTTATGTCAGGCAGTATTTATCAAAATATTGTTGGCAATTCAGAATTAACATTAGATGATGCTTGGGTTGCAGCACGCATGGTTGGGATGGAAGATGATATAAAGAATATGCCAATGGAAATGCATACGTTTATTAGTGAAGGAGCAGGTACATTTTCAGGAGGTCAGAGACAAAGATTAATGATTGCTAGAGCAATTGTTCATAAACCTAGATTATTATTTATGGATGAGGCAACAAGTGCTCTTGATAATAAAACTCAAAATATTGTTGCAGAAAGTTTAGATAAACTCCAAGCTACCCGTATTGTTATTGCACATAGGTTGAGTACTATAAAAAATGCTGACCGTATTTTTGTTTTGGAAAAAGGGGAAATTAAAGAAACAGGAACTTATAATGAGCTAATACAAATGGACGGATTATTTACAGAACTTGCTAAACGTCAAATTGCTTAA
- a CDS encoding DUF7005 family protein: MLDKLPLLKKADHSISPDFSEELKTYLLNKFWSKEQSFSPLVDEIDLEYWGGISKRITEGKTVFNELKKSYPQLNFPIEIGIEKTEIYKDIVLRGKTENINLPFSLKLNDSKNIAFKVHKSIAGKIPIVTIPNKEDFTTIIQSLLYKNNPKDVPQSMGAVLINGINNRERLTILKNDWLAANTSENWVEEFSCNVLPNKSSYKDKLIILSTKPYSNVTAKQLGLTENLWLSYSISIREEHECTHLYTLKKYGVASNNLHDELIADYIGIIKTIGRYNKSWMLLFMGLENYPKYRKGARLENYISDNKLSQVDFKQLIKLIKIAIENISIFDKIQGKLRSNIDQMCRIDTLCETSLQELSSTNGASLLLDNYNKRLEKVVATIKI, encoded by the coding sequence ATGTTAGATAAATTACCTTTATTAAAAAAGGCAGACCATAGTATCAGCCCTGATTTTTCTGAAGAGCTTAAAACCTATCTGTTAAATAAATTTTGGTCAAAGGAACAGTCATTTTCGCCTTTAGTAGACGAAATAGATCTTGAATATTGGGGAGGAATTTCAAAAAGAATTACGGAAGGTAAAACAGTTTTTAATGAATTAAAAAAAAGCTATCCTCAATTGAATTTTCCAATAGAAATAGGCATAGAAAAAACAGAAATTTATAAAGATATAGTTTTAAGAGGAAAAACTGAAAATATAAATTTGCCTTTTTCACTAAAGCTAAACGATTCTAAAAATATAGCTTTTAAAGTTCATAAAAGCATTGCAGGTAAAATACCAATAGTAACGATTCCAAATAAAGAAGATTTCACAACAATTATACAATCACTATTATATAAAAACAACCCCAAAGATGTTCCGCAGTCTATGGGTGCAGTATTAATCAATGGAATTAATAACAGGGAGAGATTAACTATTTTAAAAAACGATTGGTTAGCAGCTAACACTTCTGAAAATTGGGTCGAAGAGTTTTCTTGTAATGTGTTACCAAATAAGAGTTCATATAAAGATAAATTAATTATTCTAAGCACAAAACCCTATAGTAATGTAACGGCAAAACAATTGGGTTTGACTGAAAATTTATGGTTATCTTATTCTATTTCGATAAGAGAAGAACACGAATGTACACACCTATATACATTAAAAAAATACGGAGTGGCATCAAATAACCTGCACGATGAGTTAATTGCAGATTATATAGGAATTATAAAAACTATTGGACGATACAATAAGTCATGGATGTTACTGTTTATGGGACTTGAAAACTATCCTAAATATAGGAAAGGAGCAAGGCTAGAAAATTATATATCAGACAATAAATTATCTCAAGTAGACTTTAAACAACTAATTAAACTAATTAAAATTGCAATTGAAAATATTTCCATTTTTGATAAAATTCAAGGCAAGTTACGATCAAATATAGATCAAATGTGCAGAATAGATACCCTTTGTGAAACAAGTTTACAAGAATTATCATCTACAAATGGAGCTTCTTTACTTCTTGATAATTATAATAAAAGGCTGGAAAAGGTAGTAGCCACCATCAAAATCTAG
- a CDS encoding ABC transporter ATP-binding protein → MARFQENDLPKSKITASSLQKAVLIFKYANNHKWKFYAGLFFLLLTSVTALAFPKFMGMLVDCVHKKDAHLANQIALGLGLVLLLQSLFSFFRLSLFVNFTENTLANVRLVLYTNLVKLPMSFFSQKRVGELNSRISNDITQIQDTLTTTIAEFLRQFILIIGSFAMLASINIKLTIMMVSVVPFVGVAAVIFGRFIRKYSKKVQDQVAESQVVVEETMQGISIVKAFANEWYEIARYKEKIKEVVKMGIKGGQFRGFFASFIIVCLFGTIVAVVWYGVQLSIAGEITVGQLFTFILYSSYVGASSGGIAELYAQMQKAIGATERVFELLGETPEKINSNVGISLINKLKGDVSFKNVAFSYPSRKEVKVLKDINFSAGFGQKIALVGPSGMGKSTIASLLLRFYDIESGEILIDGKNIYDYNLVDLRGNMSIVPQDVILFGGTIKENIAYGKPNATDEEIITAAKQANAFVFIESFPEKFDTIVGERGIKLSGGQRQRIAIARALLKNPSILILDEATSSLDSESEKLVQEALEVLMEGRTSIIIAHRLSTIRSADQILVLDNGKISEQGTHQELINLENGLYKNLSNLQFSNS, encoded by the coding sequence ATGGCTCGATTCCAGGAAAATGATTTACCAAAATCAAAAATTACAGCAAGTTCATTGCAAAAAGCAGTTCTTATCTTTAAATATGCCAATAATCATAAGTGGAAATTTTATGCAGGACTGTTTTTTTTACTGCTTACAAGTGTTACTGCCCTAGCCTTCCCTAAATTTATGGGAATGCTTGTAGACTGTGTTCACAAAAAAGATGCACATCTCGCTAATCAGATTGCATTGGGATTAGGACTTGTCTTATTATTGCAGTCTTTATTTTCTTTTTTCAGACTTTCATTGTTCGTTAATTTTACCGAAAACACTTTGGCAAACGTGCGATTGGTACTCTATACTAATTTGGTTAAACTGCCAATGTCATTTTTTTCCCAAAAACGTGTGGGCGAATTAAACAGCCGGATAAGTAACGATATAACCCAGATTCAGGATACTCTAACTACAACAATTGCTGAATTTTTAAGACAGTTTATTTTGATTATCGGAAGTTTTGCTATGCTGGCCAGCATCAATATTAAACTGACCATTATGATGGTTTCTGTGGTTCCTTTTGTTGGTGTAGCTGCAGTTATTTTTGGAAGATTTATTCGAAAATATTCAAAAAAAGTTCAAGATCAGGTTGCCGAAAGCCAGGTTGTTGTTGAAGAAACGATGCAGGGAATTAGTATTGTTAAGGCATTTGCTAATGAATGGTATGAAATTGCCCGCTATAAAGAAAAAATCAAAGAGGTTGTTAAAATGGGGATTAAAGGCGGACAATTCAGAGGTTTTTTCGCTTCCTTTATTATTGTATGTCTATTTGGAACTATAGTAGCTGTAGTTTGGTACGGAGTACAATTGAGTATTGCCGGCGAAATAACCGTTGGACAATTATTTACCTTTATATTATATTCCAGTTATGTTGGGGCTTCATCAGGAGGTATAGCCGAATTATATGCTCAAATGCAGAAAGCTATTGGTGCTACTGAAAGAGTTTTTGAGCTTTTGGGTGAAACACCAGAAAAAATTAATTCTAATGTAGGTATTTCTTTAATAAACAAATTAAAAGGAGATGTTAGTTTTAAAAATGTGGCTTTCAGTTATCCTTCAAGAAAAGAAGTAAAGGTTTTAAAAGATATTAATTTTTCTGCCGGATTTGGACAAAAAATCGCTCTCGTTGGACCAAGCGGGATGGGTAAATCTACAATTGCTTCTTTATTACTGCGTTTTTATGATATAGAAAGCGGGGAAATCTTAATTGACGGAAAAAATATTTATGATTATAATCTGGTAGATCTTCGCGGAAATATGAGTATTGTTCCTCAGGATGTTATTCTTTTTGGCGGAACCATAAAAGAAAATATAGCTTATGGAAAGCCAAATGCCACTGATGAAGAAATTATCACGGCAGCAAAACAAGCCAATGCTTTTGTATTTATAGAAAGTTTTCCTGAAAAATTTGACACTATCGTTGGTGAAAGAGGTATTAAGCTATCTGGCGGACAAAGACAGCGTATCGCAATTGCCAGAGCCTTGCTGAAGAATCCTTCGATATTGATTTTGGATGAAGCGACTTCTTCTTTGGATAGCGAAAGTGAAAAACTGGTTCAGGAAGCTCTTGAGGTTTTGATGGAAGGAAGAACAAGTATTATTATTGCACACAGGCTTTCAACGATTCGTTCTGCCGATCAGATTTTGGTACTTGATAATGGAAAAATCAGTGAACAGGGAACGCATCAGGAATTAATTAATCTTGAAAATGGTCTTTATAAGAATTTGAGTAATTTACAGTTTAGTAATTCATAG
- a CDS encoding proline dehydrogenase family protein gives MDNIFNNTQNAFALKSDTELERAYFLFKLINNQPLVRIGTAVTNFAIKANLPVENLIRATVFDHFCGGVNENDCLTVVDKMFTKGVSSVLDYSVEGKEEENQFDAALQMTLKTIEFAKERLAIPFAVFKPTGLGRLDLYEKVGEKQILTPEEQAEWDRVAARFDLVCGEAHKKNVALLIDAEESWMQDAADDLVTEMMRKYNKEKTIVFNTLQMYRWDRLDYLKKLHEQAKAERFFIGMKLVRGAYMEKENLRAEERGYPTPICSSKEATDVNYDAAVLYMAEHLDTMSIFAGTHNEESTYKLMEIMKSKGIPSNDDRIWFGQLYGMSDNISYNLAAHSYNIAKYLPFGPVKDVMPYLIRRAEENTSVAGQTSRELSMIKAERKRRKEIA, from the coding sequence ATGGATAATATTTTCAATAACACACAAAATGCGTTTGCTTTAAAAAGCGATACCGAACTTGAAAGAGCATATTTTCTTTTTAAATTAATCAATAACCAGCCCTTGGTACGTATAGGAACAGCAGTGACAAACTTTGCAATAAAAGCGAATCTGCCTGTCGAAAATCTGATCCGTGCAACTGTTTTTGATCATTTTTGCGGAGGCGTAAACGAAAATGACTGCCTGACGGTTGTAGATAAAATGTTTACCAAAGGAGTTTCTTCAGTATTAGATTATTCTGTTGAAGGAAAAGAAGAGGAAAATCAATTTGATGCCGCGCTGCAGATGACTCTAAAAACAATTGAATTTGCTAAAGAACGCCTGGCAATTCCTTTTGCCGTATTTAAGCCTACCGGATTAGGACGTTTAGACTTATATGAGAAAGTAGGAGAGAAACAAATATTAACTCCCGAAGAGCAGGCTGAATGGGATAGAGTAGCAGCACGTTTTGATTTAGTCTGCGGTGAAGCCCACAAAAAAAACGTAGCACTGCTGATTGATGCCGAAGAAAGCTGGATGCAGGACGCAGCTGATGATTTGGTTACCGAAATGATGCGCAAATACAACAAAGAAAAAACAATTGTTTTCAACACGCTTCAAATGTACCGCTGGGATCGTCTGGATTATTTGAAAAAACTACATGAACAGGCAAAAGCTGAAAGATTTTTTATTGGAATGAAATTAGTTCGCGGTGCCTATATGGAAAAAGAAAATCTTCGTGCCGAAGAAAGAGGTTATCCAACTCCAATCTGCTCATCCAAAGAAGCTACTGATGTAAATTATGACGCAGCTGTCCTGTATATGGCAGAACATTTGGACACCATGTCTATTTTTGCTGGAACACACAACGAAGAGAGCACCTATAAACTAATGGAGATAATGAAATCCAAAGGAATTCCGTCCAATGATGACCGAATTTGGTTTGGACAATTATATGGAATGAGCGATAATATCAGTTATAATTTGGCGGCACACAGCTATAATATTGCTAAATATCTTCCTTTTGGTCCCGTAAAAGACGTGATGCCGTACTTAATCCGCCGTGCTGAAGAAAACACTTCGGTAGCAGGACAGACCAGTCGTGAACTTTCAATGATCAAAGCTGAACGCAAAAGACGAAAAGAGATAGCTTAG
- the aroB gene encoding 3-dehydroquinate synthase has product MQSIQANNYPVHFNETGYEKLNQHLKDNKYSNLFIIVDSNTNEFCLPKLLPLLETDLTVEIIEFEAGEINKNIETCIEIWNVLTELGADRKTLIINIGGGVVTDLGGFVASTFKRGVDFIHIPTTLLSMVDASVGGKNGVDLGNLKNQIGVINTPKMVLVDTQYLETVPQNEMRSGLAEMLKHGLIFDKPYWESFLDIKGIDFDQLDTLIHRSVEIKNIIVMQDPTEKNIRKSLNFGHTLGHAIESYFLENENKTTLLHGEAIAAGMILESHISLHKNLISHEEYSEIKSTLKSIYDDIIFEEEDIEPILDLLIHDKKNEYGMIQFALIEGIGKIKINQSVENELILNAFEDYKS; this is encoded by the coding sequence ATGCAGTCTATTCAAGCAAATAATTATCCTGTTCATTTCAATGAAACTGGGTACGAAAAACTAAATCAGCACTTAAAAGATAATAAATATTCGAACCTGTTTATAATAGTTGACAGCAATACAAATGAGTTTTGCCTGCCAAAATTACTTCCATTATTAGAAACAGATCTGACGGTTGAAATTATTGAATTTGAAGCTGGTGAAATCAATAAAAATATTGAAACCTGTATCGAAATCTGGAATGTACTGACTGAATTGGGCGCTGACAGAAAAACATTGATTATCAATATTGGCGGCGGTGTTGTAACTGATTTAGGAGGATTTGTTGCTTCAACTTTTAAAAGAGGCGTCGATTTTATCCATATTCCAACTACTTTATTATCTATGGTTGATGCTTCTGTAGGCGGTAAAAACGGGGTTGATTTGGGTAATTTAAAAAATCAGATTGGAGTTATCAATACGCCAAAAATGGTATTGGTTGATACACAGTATTTAGAAACTGTCCCTCAGAATGAAATGCGTTCAGGTCTTGCCGAAATGCTGAAACACGGATTGATTTTTGACAAACCTTACTGGGAGTCATTTTTGGACATTAAAGGAATCGACTTTGATCAGTTGGATACTTTAATACACCGTTCTGTGGAAATCAAGAACATTATCGTAATGCAGGATCCTACTGAAAAGAATATTAGAAAATCTTTGAATTTTGGACATACATTAGGTCATGCGATTGAAAGCTATTTTTTAGAAAATGAAAATAAAACCACATTGCTGCACGGTGAGGCTATTGCGGCGGGAATGATTTTAGAAAGTCATATTTCATTGCATAAAAACTTGATTTCTCATGAAGAATATAGTGAGATAAAGTCTACGCTGAAATCAATATATGATGATATTATTTTTGAAGAAGAGGATATAGAACCTATTCTGGACCTACTGATTCATGACAAAAAAAATGAGTATGGAATGATACAATTTGCATTAATTGAAGGCATCGGTAAAATAAAGATAAATCAATCTGTTGAAAACGAATTGATTCTAAACGCTTTTGAAGATTATAAATCTTAG
- a CDS encoding arginine decarboxylase, which produces MNTKYSDLINQTYYFPQEEFKLNKDNLQFHNIDLMKLVETYGTPLKFTYLPQISNNINKAKSWFRKSMEKNKYEAKYYYCYCTKSSHFEYVMNEAFKNNIHVETSSAFDINIVENLLENGKINKSTFIICNGFKRDQYIHNIARLINNGHKNTIPIIDNYEELDLLQAEISGKFKIGIRIAAEEEPKFEFYTSRLGIGYKNIVPFYKKEIKENKKLELKMLHFFINTGINDNAYYWNELVKCIKVYVALKKECPSLDSLNIGGGFPIKNSLAFEYDYQYMIDEIINQIKIACDEAEVDVPHIFTEFGSFTVGESGGAIYQVLYQKQQNDREKWNMIDSSFITTLPDTWAINKRFIMLAINRWNDTYERVLLGGMTCDSDDYYNSEQNMNAIYLPKYNKEKPLYLGFFNTGAYQETIGGFGGLQHCLIPQPKHILIDRDENGILATEVFSEAQTAEDVLKILGYNK; this is translated from the coding sequence ATGAATACGAAATATTCCGACTTAATAAATCAAACATATTACTTTCCTCAAGAAGAATTCAAATTAAATAAAGATAACCTACAGTTTCATAATATTGATTTAATGAAATTGGTCGAAACTTATGGTACCCCTTTAAAATTTACTTACCTGCCTCAAATTTCAAACAACATCAACAAAGCCAAAAGCTGGTTTCGCAAATCGATGGAAAAAAATAAATATGAGGCTAAATATTACTATTGTTACTGCACAAAAAGCTCTCATTTTGAATATGTTATGAATGAGGCTTTCAAGAATAACATTCACGTTGAAACTTCTTCAGCTTTTGATATAAACATTGTTGAAAATTTATTAGAAAACGGAAAAATAAATAAGAGTACTTTTATCATTTGTAATGGTTTTAAAAGAGACCAATATATTCATAACATTGCAAGACTAATCAATAATGGACATAAAAACACTATTCCTATTATTGATAATTATGAAGAGCTGGATTTACTGCAGGCAGAGATAAGCGGAAAATTCAAAATAGGAATCCGTATTGCTGCAGAAGAAGAACCAAAATTTGAGTTTTATACTTCGAGATTAGGAATAGGATATAAAAATATTGTTCCTTTTTACAAGAAAGAAATCAAGGAAAACAAAAAGCTGGAACTTAAAATGCTTCACTTTTTTATCAATACCGGTATTAATGACAATGCTTATTATTGGAATGAGCTTGTAAAATGTATCAAAGTATATGTTGCCTTGAAAAAAGAATGTCCAAGCCTTGACAGTTTGAATATTGGCGGTGGTTTCCCTATCAAAAATTCATTGGCTTTCGAATACGATTACCAATATATGATTGATGAAATCATTAATCAGATAAAAATTGCCTGTGACGAAGCTGAAGTGGATGTTCCGCATATTTTTACTGAATTTGGATCGTTCACTGTTGGAGAAAGCGGCGGTGCTATTTATCAGGTTTTGTATCAAAAACAGCAGAATGACAGAGAGAAATGGAACATGATTGATTCTTCTTTCATTACCACTTTACCAGATACTTGGGCAATTAACAAACGTTTTATCATGTTGGCAATCAACAGATGGAATGATACATACGAACGTGTTCTGCTGGGCGGAATGACCTGTGACAGTGATGATTATTACAATTCTGAGCAGAATATGAATGCAATATATCTGCCAAAATATAATAAAGAAAAACCATTATATCTAGGTTTTTTCAACACAGGAGCTTATCAGGAAACCATTGGTGGTTTTGGCGGACTGCAGCACTGTCTTATACCGCAGCCAAAGCATATTTTGATAGATCGTGACGAGAACGGAATATTGGCAACCGAAGTATTTTCTGAAGCTCAAACTGCTGAGGATGTACTAAAAATACTAGGTTATAATAAATAA
- a CDS encoding deoxyhypusine synthase family protein, translated as MSKGPISQFIEKHYLHFNSASLVDAAKAYEQQLANGAKMMVTMAGAMSTAEIGKIFAEIIRQDKVQIISCTGANLEEDIMNLVAHSHYERVPHYRDLTPQDEWDLLERGLNRVTDTCIPEHEAFRRLQKHVYKIWKDADDKGERYFPHEFMYKMLLSGVLEEYYEIDLKDSWMYAAAEKNLPIIVPGWEDSTMGNIFASYVIKGELKASTMKSGIEYMTFLSDWYTKNSSNGVGFFQIGGGIAGDFPICVVPMLYQDMEMHDVPFWSYFCQISDSTTSYGSYSGAVPNEKITWGKLDIKTPKFIIESDATIVAPLIFAYLLDL; from the coding sequence ATGAGTAAAGGACCAATCAGTCAGTTTATTGAAAAGCATTATCTGCATTTCAATTCTGCATCTTTAGTTGATGCCGCAAAAGCTTATGAGCAGCAGTTGGCCAATGGTGCAAAAATGATGGTAACTATGGCCGGTGCTATGAGTACCGCCGAAATTGGAAAGATTTTTGCCGAAATAATTCGTCAGGATAAAGTCCAGATTATTTCTTGTACAGGAGCAAACCTTGAAGAAGATATCATGAACTTGGTGGCACATTCACATTATGAAAGAGTACCTCACTACCGTGATCTAACTCCTCAGGATGAGTGGGATTTATTGGAAAGAGGATTGAATAGAGTCACTGATACTTGTATTCCTGAGCATGAAGCATTCCGCCGTCTTCAAAAACATGTTTACAAAATTTGGAAAGATGCTGATGATAAAGGAGAAAGATATTTTCCTCATGAATTCATGTATAAAATGTTACTTTCTGGTGTTTTGGAAGAATATTATGAAATTGACTTGAAAGACAGCTGGATGTATGCGGCGGCTGAGAAAAATTTACCTATTATTGTTCCTGGATGGGAAGACAGTACAATGGGAAATATTTTCGCATCGTATGTGATTAAAGGAGAATTGAAAGCTTCTACCATGAAATCGGGTATCGAATACATGACTTTTTTATCCGATTGGTATACAAAAAATAGTTCTAATGGTGTTGGATTCTTCCAAATTGGCGGTGGTATCGCTGGTGATTTTCCTATCTGTGTTGTACCAATGTTATATCAGGATATGGAAATGCATGATGTTCCATTTTGGAGTTATTTTTGCCAAATTTCAGATTCAACAACCAGCTACGGTTCTTATTCCGGAGCAGTTCCTAATGAAAAAATCACTTGGGGTAAACTAGATATTAAAACTCCTAAATTCATTATTGAGTCTGATGCTACTATTGTGGCTCCATTAATTTTTGCATATTTGTTAGATCTATAA
- a CDS encoding DNA primase, translating to MKRVIVDYAKLTNEILNLLVEKFPDGYDDSDIIRFRNAKNELVEAVEVRTEDTIYLVKVSTKLADRIGNYEDDDEIDDVVEPISGLELDVEDEDADDDDDDENLDKPDVDGDDDDEDGDDKDIADDDDDEDDED from the coding sequence ATGAAAAGAGTAATAGTTGATTACGCCAAATTGACCAACGAAATTTTAAATCTTTTGGTCGAAAAATTCCCTGATGGATATGATGATTCAGATATCATTCGATTTAGAAATGCTAAAAATGAATTGGTAGAAGCTGTTGAAGTTAGAACTGAAGATACAATTTATTTAGTAAAAGTAAGCACCAAATTGGCTGATAGAATTGGTAATTATGAAGATGATGATGAAATTGATGATGTTGTAGAACCAATCAGCGGTTTAGAATTAGATGTTGAAGATGAAGATGCAGATGATGACGATGATGATGAAAATTTAGATAAGCCGGATGTTGATGGTGATGATGACGATGAAGATGGTGATGACAAAGATATCGCTGATGACGATGATGATGAAGATGACGAAGATTAA